One segment of Lepus europaeus isolate LE1 chromosome 16, mLepTim1.pri, whole genome shotgun sequence DNA contains the following:
- the CEP44 gene encoding centrosomal protein of 44 kDa isoform X3, translated as MATGDLKRSLRNLEQVLRMINYPEEVDSAGLIKGETAASLPIISYSLTSYSPYVAELLMESNTELVAKNDLRFIDTVYKLLRDQFNYKPILTKKQFTQCGFAEWKIQIICDILNFVMKKHKELSGLEKTPSQQRKKIGYIKSEPSSSTEKTSEEPVGVDITGRFLTAGKKKAVVIRHLYDEDNVQIPEDTTTTVTDVNEAFDLSDLKTTEISIPEVKIPEIKPEQQDINVNPDIIALRTMLAECQEKLTKLTLLEKRLDSLEEKMKGKVMVNEKTWTNLLSRVTLLETEMLLSKKNDDYVAFNEVSEDCASTSDMEFLNPERKSKMEGQANIPLSSGYSTASSDSTPRASTVNYCGLKEFSEV; from the exons ATGGCAACAGGTGACTTAAAAAGAAGCTTACGGAACCTAGAACAAGTGCTTCGCATGATAAATTATCCTGAAGAGGTGGATTCTGCAGG TTTGATAAAAGGAGAAACAGCAGCATCTCTGCCTATCATCAGCTATTCCCTTACCTCATATTCACCTTATGTAGCGGAACTCCTGATGGAATCTAATACTGAGCTCGTAGCAAAGAATGACTTGCGCTTTATAGATACTGTCTATAAG CTTCTTCGTGATCAATTCAATTATAAACCAATTCTGACAAAAAAGCAATTTACCCAATGTGGATTTGCAGAATGGAAAATCCAAATTATTtgtgatattttgaattttgttatGAAAAAGCACAAGGAATTGAGTGGTCTGGAGAAG actccatcacaacaaagaaagaaaattggttATATTAAGTCAGAACCTTCTTCAAGCACTGAGAAAACATCTGAAGAACCTGTTGGCGTTGACATTACTGGCAGGTTTCTGACTGCAGGAAAG AAGAAAGCTGTGGTGATCCGTCATCTGTATGATGAAGATAATGTTCAAATTCCTGAAGATACAACAACTACAGTAACAGATGTTAATGAAGCATTCGATTTGAGTGACTTAAAGACTACTGAAATAAGTATTCCTGAAGTAAAGATCCCTGAAATCAAGCCTGAGCAACAG GATATAAATGTTAATCCCGACATTATTGCACTACGGACTATGCTTGCTGAATGCCAAGAAAAACTTACGAAACTTACTCTCTTAGAGAAAAGGTTAGACAGtttggaagaaaaaatgaaaggaaaagtaaTGGTAAATGAAAAAACCTGGACTAATCTTCTGAGTCGTGTTACTCTTCTTGAAACAGAAATGCTCTTATCAAAAAag AATGATGACTATGTAGCATTTAATGAAGTGAGTGAGGACTGTGCTTCTACCAGTGACATGGAGTTTCTGAATCCTG aaagaaaaagcaaaatggagGGACAAGCAAATATTCCTCTGTCCTCTGGTTATAGTACAGCATCATCAGATTCAACTCCCAGAGCCTCGACTGTTAATTACTGTGGTTTGAAAGAGTTTTCAGAG GTTTGA
- the CEP44 gene encoding centrosomal protein of 44 kDa isoform X4: MATGDLKRSLRNLEQVLRMINYPEEVDSAGLIKGETAASLPIISYSLTSYSPYVAELLMESNTELVAKNDLRFIDTVYKLLRDQFNYKPILTKKQFTQCGFAEWKIQIICDILNFVMKKHKELSGLEKKKAVVIRHLYDEDNVQIPEDTTTTVTDVNEAFDLSDLKTTEISIPEVKIPEIKPEQQDINVNPDIIALRTMLAECQEKLTKLTLLEKRLDSLEEKMKGKVMVNEKTWTNLLSRVTLLETEMLLSKKNDDYVAFNEVSEDCASTSDMEFLNPERKSKMEGQANIPLSSGYSTASSDSTPRASTVNYCGLKEFSEETTIQKMERMKKMFEETAELLKCSNH; this comes from the exons ATGGCAACAGGTGACTTAAAAAGAAGCTTACGGAACCTAGAACAAGTGCTTCGCATGATAAATTATCCTGAAGAGGTGGATTCTGCAGG TTTGATAAAAGGAGAAACAGCAGCATCTCTGCCTATCATCAGCTATTCCCTTACCTCATATTCACCTTATGTAGCGGAACTCCTGATGGAATCTAATACTGAGCTCGTAGCAAAGAATGACTTGCGCTTTATAGATACTGTCTATAAG CTTCTTCGTGATCAATTCAATTATAAACCAATTCTGACAAAAAAGCAATTTACCCAATGTGGATTTGCAGAATGGAAAATCCAAATTATTtgtgatattttgaattttgttatGAAAAAGCACAAGGAATTGAGTGGTCTGGAGAAG AAGAAAGCTGTGGTGATCCGTCATCTGTATGATGAAGATAATGTTCAAATTCCTGAAGATACAACAACTACAGTAACAGATGTTAATGAAGCATTCGATTTGAGTGACTTAAAGACTACTGAAATAAGTATTCCTGAAGTAAAGATCCCTGAAATCAAGCCTGAGCAACAG GATATAAATGTTAATCCCGACATTATTGCACTACGGACTATGCTTGCTGAATGCCAAGAAAAACTTACGAAACTTACTCTCTTAGAGAAAAGGTTAGACAGtttggaagaaaaaatgaaaggaaaagtaaTGGTAAATGAAAAAACCTGGACTAATCTTCTGAGTCGTGTTACTCTTCTTGAAACAGAAATGCTCTTATCAAAAAag AATGATGACTATGTAGCATTTAATGAAGTGAGTGAGGACTGTGCTTCTACCAGTGACATGGAGTTTCTGAATCCTG aaagaaaaagcaaaatggagGGACAAGCAAATATTCCTCTGTCCTCTGGTTATAGTACAGCATCATCAGATTCAACTCCCAGAGCCTCGACTGTTAATTACTGTGGTTTGAAAGAGTTTTCAGAG gaaACAACAATCCAGAAAAtggaaaggatgaaaaaaat GTTTGAAGAGACTGCAGAGTTACTGAAATGCTCAAATCACTAA
- the CEP44 gene encoding centrosomal protein of 44 kDa isoform X2, which yields MATGDLKRSLRNLEQVLRMINYPEEVDSAGLIKGETAASLPIISYSLTSYSPYVAELLMESNTELVAKNDLRFIDTVYKLLRDQFNYKPILTKKQFTQCGFAEWKIQIICDILNFVMKKHKELSGLEKTPSQQRKKIGYIKSEPSSSTEKTSEEPVGVDITGRFLTAGKKKAVVIRHLYDEDNVQIPEDTTTTVTDVNEAFDLSDLKTTEISIPEVKIPEIKPEQQDINVNPDIIALRTMLAECQEKLTKLTLLEKRLDSLEEKMKGKVMVNEKTWTNLLSRVTLLETEMLLSKKNDDYVAFNEVSEDCASTSDMEFLNPERKSKMEGQANIPLSSGYSTASSDSTPRASTVNYCGLKEFSEETTIQKMERMKKMQV from the exons ATGGCAACAGGTGACTTAAAAAGAAGCTTACGGAACCTAGAACAAGTGCTTCGCATGATAAATTATCCTGAAGAGGTGGATTCTGCAGG TTTGATAAAAGGAGAAACAGCAGCATCTCTGCCTATCATCAGCTATTCCCTTACCTCATATTCACCTTATGTAGCGGAACTCCTGATGGAATCTAATACTGAGCTCGTAGCAAAGAATGACTTGCGCTTTATAGATACTGTCTATAAG CTTCTTCGTGATCAATTCAATTATAAACCAATTCTGACAAAAAAGCAATTTACCCAATGTGGATTTGCAGAATGGAAAATCCAAATTATTtgtgatattttgaattttgttatGAAAAAGCACAAGGAATTGAGTGGTCTGGAGAAG actccatcacaacaaagaaagaaaattggttATATTAAGTCAGAACCTTCTTCAAGCACTGAGAAAACATCTGAAGAACCTGTTGGCGTTGACATTACTGGCAGGTTTCTGACTGCAGGAAAG AAGAAAGCTGTGGTGATCCGTCATCTGTATGATGAAGATAATGTTCAAATTCCTGAAGATACAACAACTACAGTAACAGATGTTAATGAAGCATTCGATTTGAGTGACTTAAAGACTACTGAAATAAGTATTCCTGAAGTAAAGATCCCTGAAATCAAGCCTGAGCAACAG GATATAAATGTTAATCCCGACATTATTGCACTACGGACTATGCTTGCTGAATGCCAAGAAAAACTTACGAAACTTACTCTCTTAGAGAAAAGGTTAGACAGtttggaagaaaaaatgaaaggaaaagtaaTGGTAAATGAAAAAACCTGGACTAATCTTCTGAGTCGTGTTACTCTTCTTGAAACAGAAATGCTCTTATCAAAAAag AATGATGACTATGTAGCATTTAATGAAGTGAGTGAGGACTGTGCTTCTACCAGTGACATGGAGTTTCTGAATCCTG aaagaaaaagcaaaatggagGGACAAGCAAATATTCCTCTGTCCTCTGGTTATAGTACAGCATCATCAGATTCAACTCCCAGAGCCTCGACTGTTAATTACTGTGGTTTGAAAGAGTTTTCAGAG gaaACAACAATCCAGAAAAtggaaaggatgaaaaaaat
- the CEP44 gene encoding centrosomal protein of 44 kDa isoform X5 produces the protein MATGDLKRSLRNLEQVLRMINYPEEVDSAGLIKGETAASLPIISYSLTSYSPYVAELLMESNTELVAKNDLRFIDTVYKLLRDQFNYKPILTKKQFTQCGFAEWKIQIICDILNFVMKKHKELSGLEKTPSQQRKKIGYIKSEPSSSTEKTSEEPVGVDITGRFLTAGKKKAVVIRHLYDEDNVQIPEDTTTTVTDVNEAFDLSDLKTTEISIPEVKIPEIKPEQQDINVNPDIIALRTMLAECQEKLTKLTLLEKRLDSLEEKMKGKVMVNEKTWTNLLSRVTLLETEMLLSKKKEKAKWRDKQIFLCPLVIVQHHQIQLPEPRLLITVV, from the exons ATGGCAACAGGTGACTTAAAAAGAAGCTTACGGAACCTAGAACAAGTGCTTCGCATGATAAATTATCCTGAAGAGGTGGATTCTGCAGG TTTGATAAAAGGAGAAACAGCAGCATCTCTGCCTATCATCAGCTATTCCCTTACCTCATATTCACCTTATGTAGCGGAACTCCTGATGGAATCTAATACTGAGCTCGTAGCAAAGAATGACTTGCGCTTTATAGATACTGTCTATAAG CTTCTTCGTGATCAATTCAATTATAAACCAATTCTGACAAAAAAGCAATTTACCCAATGTGGATTTGCAGAATGGAAAATCCAAATTATTtgtgatattttgaattttgttatGAAAAAGCACAAGGAATTGAGTGGTCTGGAGAAG actccatcacaacaaagaaagaaaattggttATATTAAGTCAGAACCTTCTTCAAGCACTGAGAAAACATCTGAAGAACCTGTTGGCGTTGACATTACTGGCAGGTTTCTGACTGCAGGAAAG AAGAAAGCTGTGGTGATCCGTCATCTGTATGATGAAGATAATGTTCAAATTCCTGAAGATACAACAACTACAGTAACAGATGTTAATGAAGCATTCGATTTGAGTGACTTAAAGACTACTGAAATAAGTATTCCTGAAGTAAAGATCCCTGAAATCAAGCCTGAGCAACAG GATATAAATGTTAATCCCGACATTATTGCACTACGGACTATGCTTGCTGAATGCCAAGAAAAACTTACGAAACTTACTCTCTTAGAGAAAAGGTTAGACAGtttggaagaaaaaatgaaaggaaaagtaaTGGTAAATGAAAAAACCTGGACTAATCTTCTGAGTCGTGTTACTCTTCTTGAAACAGAAATGCTCTTATCAAAAAag aaagaaaaagcaaaatggagGGACAAGCAAATATTCCTCTGTCCTCTGGTTATAGTACAGCATCATCAGATTCAACTCCCAGAGCCTCGACTGTTAATTACTGTGGTTTGA
- the CEP44 gene encoding centrosomal protein of 44 kDa isoform X1, giving the protein MATGDLKRSLRNLEQVLRMINYPEEVDSAGLIKGETAASLPIISYSLTSYSPYVAELLMESNTELVAKNDLRFIDTVYKLLRDQFNYKPILTKKQFTQCGFAEWKIQIICDILNFVMKKHKELSGLEKTPSQQRKKIGYIKSEPSSSTEKTSEEPVGVDITGRFLTAGKKKAVVIRHLYDEDNVQIPEDTTTTVTDVNEAFDLSDLKTTEISIPEVKIPEIKPEQQDINVNPDIIALRTMLAECQEKLTKLTLLEKRLDSLEEKMKGKVMVNEKTWTNLLSRVTLLETEMLLSKKNDDYVAFNEVSEDCASTSDMEFLNPERKSKMEGQANIPLSSGYSTASSDSTPRASTVNYCGLKEFSEETTIQKMERMKKMFEETAELLKCSNH; this is encoded by the exons ATGGCAACAGGTGACTTAAAAAGAAGCTTACGGAACCTAGAACAAGTGCTTCGCATGATAAATTATCCTGAAGAGGTGGATTCTGCAGG TTTGATAAAAGGAGAAACAGCAGCATCTCTGCCTATCATCAGCTATTCCCTTACCTCATATTCACCTTATGTAGCGGAACTCCTGATGGAATCTAATACTGAGCTCGTAGCAAAGAATGACTTGCGCTTTATAGATACTGTCTATAAG CTTCTTCGTGATCAATTCAATTATAAACCAATTCTGACAAAAAAGCAATTTACCCAATGTGGATTTGCAGAATGGAAAATCCAAATTATTtgtgatattttgaattttgttatGAAAAAGCACAAGGAATTGAGTGGTCTGGAGAAG actccatcacaacaaagaaagaaaattggttATATTAAGTCAGAACCTTCTTCAAGCACTGAGAAAACATCTGAAGAACCTGTTGGCGTTGACATTACTGGCAGGTTTCTGACTGCAGGAAAG AAGAAAGCTGTGGTGATCCGTCATCTGTATGATGAAGATAATGTTCAAATTCCTGAAGATACAACAACTACAGTAACAGATGTTAATGAAGCATTCGATTTGAGTGACTTAAAGACTACTGAAATAAGTATTCCTGAAGTAAAGATCCCTGAAATCAAGCCTGAGCAACAG GATATAAATGTTAATCCCGACATTATTGCACTACGGACTATGCTTGCTGAATGCCAAGAAAAACTTACGAAACTTACTCTCTTAGAGAAAAGGTTAGACAGtttggaagaaaaaatgaaaggaaaagtaaTGGTAAATGAAAAAACCTGGACTAATCTTCTGAGTCGTGTTACTCTTCTTGAAACAGAAATGCTCTTATCAAAAAag AATGATGACTATGTAGCATTTAATGAAGTGAGTGAGGACTGTGCTTCTACCAGTGACATGGAGTTTCTGAATCCTG aaagaaaaagcaaaatggagGGACAAGCAAATATTCCTCTGTCCTCTGGTTATAGTACAGCATCATCAGATTCAACTCCCAGAGCCTCGACTGTTAATTACTGTGGTTTGAAAGAGTTTTCAGAG gaaACAACAATCCAGAAAAtggaaaggatgaaaaaaat GTTTGAAGAGACTGCAGAGTTACTGAAATGCTCAAATCACTAA